The following proteins come from a genomic window of Brachionichthys hirsutus isolate HB-005 chromosome 20, CSIRO-AGI_Bhir_v1, whole genome shotgun sequence:
- the dnajc5ga gene encoding dnaJ (Hsp40) homolog, subfamily C, member 5 gamma a yields MAEANPSRPQRKMSTAGESVYKVLGLEKGASAEDIKKAYRKLALKYHPDKNPDNPEAAEKFKEINNANSILNDETKRKVYDEYGSMGLYVSEQFGEESVKYYFLMSKWWFKGLVLCCTLFTCCCCCCCCCFCCGKCKPPDDSDNYQYVDPEDLEAQIRAEQQDGGYTVIIGQPTSNVGPEGPEGPEGPEGQSHPIPLPMPPDEPRAASGPAGEENPGESLPESK; encoded by the exons ATGGCTGAAGCAAACCCATCCCGTCCCCAAAGGAAGATGTCCACTGCTGGGGAGAGTGTTTACAAGGTGCTCGGACTGGAGAAAGGAGCGTCAGCTGAGGACATCAAGAAGGCCTACAG GAAGTTAGCTTTGAAGTATCACCCAGATAAGAACCCGGACAACCCGGAGGCAGCAGAGAAGTTTAAGGAGATCAATAACGCCAACTCCATTTTAAATGACGAGACCAAGAGGAAGGTCTATGATGAGTATGGCTCCATGGGCCTCTATGTGTCGGAGCAGTTTGGCGAGGAGAGCGTCAAATACTACTTCCTCATGTCCAAGTGGTGGTTTAAG GGTCTGGTGCTGTGCTGTACGCtgttcacctgctgctgctgctgctgctgctgctgcttttgctGCGGGAAGTGTAAACCGCCCGACGACAGTGACAACTACCAGTACGTCGACCCTGAAGACCTGGAGGCCCAAATCCGAGCCGAGCAGCAGGACGGAG GTTACACAGTAATTATAGGTCAGCCCACATCGAACGTGGGCCCAGAAGGCCCAGAAGGCCCGGAAGGCCCGGAAGGCCAGAGCCACCCCATTCCTCTGCCGATGCCTCCAGATGAGCCGCGGGCGGCGAGCGGTCCAGCGGGGGAAGAAAACCCCGGCGAGAGCTTACCCGAGTCAAAATGA
- the cad gene encoding multifunctional protein CAD: MTTTASLVLEDGTTFRGLLFGARASVSGEVVFQTGMVGYPEALTDPSYRCQLLTLTYPLVGNYGVPDEEEGPFGLSKWFESSKIHAAALVVGQLSESPSHWSSVRSLDQWLKEQGVPALQGIDTRRLTKKIREKGTMLGKLVVDGTPEDSVPFDNPDLRNLVEEVSMKETRLFNAGGGVRITVLDCGIKYNQIRCLAQRGACVTVVPWDHPLDSADFDGLFISNGPGDPKLCQATISNLKNVVCVQHPKPVFGICLGHQLLALVIGSKTYKMKYGNRGHNQPCIHRGTARCFITSQNHGFAVDADTLPPDWDVLFTNANDHTNEGLVHNTQPLFSVQFHPEHKAGPTDLVGLFDVFIETVKDHKEGKAGKSVKQRLMEHLTFPGSPKPEEVIRPRKVLILGSGGLSIGQAGEFDYSGSQAIKALKEENIQTVLINPNIATVQTSKGLADKVYFLPITPDYVTQVIKNERPDGVLLTFGGQTALNCGVELTRLGVLQKYQVRVLGTPVASIEMTEDRKVFVEKMEEINEHVAPSEAALSVEQAVSAAERLGYPVLVRSAFALGGLGSGFANNREELTSLVASAFAHTSQVLVDKSLKGWKEIEYEVVRDAFDNCVTVCNMENIDPLGIHTGESIVVAPSQTLNDHEYNMLRNTAIKVIRHLGIVGECNIQYALNPESDQYYIIEVNARLSRSSALASKATGYPLAYVAAKLGLGIPLPQLKNSVTNSTSANFEPSLDYCVVKVPRWDLSKFLRVSTKIGSSMKSVGEVMAIGRSFEEAFQKALRMVDENCVGFDHAIKPVSEQELQTPTDKRIFVLAAALRDGYTVDRLYQLTKIDHWFLHKMKNITDHERLLETYNQDEGAMPPEVMRKAKQLGFSDKQIARAVQSTELVVRKLRHDWSILPVVKQIDTVAAEWPACTNYVYLTYHGTENDLLFNDQHVMVIGSGVYRIGSSVEFDWCAVGCITELRTMGYKTIMVNYNPETVSTDYDMCDRLYFDEISFEVVMDIYEKENPEGVILSMGGQLPNNIAMALHRQQCRILGTSPEFIDNAENRFKFSRMLDTIGISQPQWKELSDTESAVKFCETVGYPCLVRPSYVLSGAAMNVAYGDGDLVKFLSNAVAVSKEYPVVISKFIQEAKEIDVDAVACDGVVTAIAVSEHVENAGVHSGDATLVTPPQDLNQKTMERIKLIVHAIGQELQVTGPFNLQLIAKDDQLKVIECNVRVSRSFPFISKTLGVDLVAMATQVIMGEDVEPIGFMKGKGIVGVKVPQFSFSRLAGADVVLGVEMTSTGEVACFGENRYEAYLKAMLSTGFKIPKKNILLSIGSYKNKSELLPTVQALEALGYDLYASLGTADFYTEHGVKVTAVDWPFELDDSECPTKEKQRSIMNYLEENHFDLVINLSMRNSGGRRLSSFVTKGYRTRRMAVDYSVPLIIDIKCTKLFVQALRQVGKAPPVKTHIDSMTSQTLVRLPGLIDVHVHLREPGGTHKEDFSSGTAAALAGGVTMVCAMPNTSPAVIDSSTLALVQKLAAAGCRCDYALYLGAASDNATVLPSIASQAVGLKMYLNDTYSTLKMDNVSFWMEHFENWPKQMPIVAHAEKQTVAAILMVAQLYQRPVHICHVAKKEEVLIIRAAKQKGIQVTCEVAPHHLFLCGDNVAEIGDGPAQVRPMLGTREDMEALWENLDIVDCFATDHAPHSVEEKNSDRPPPGYPGLETMLPLLLTAVSDGRLTLDDIIQRLYDNPRRIFNLPVQENTYVEVDLEQEWVIPPAMQFTKSKWTPFQGMKVKGKVRRVVLRGEVAYIDGQVLVPPGYGEDVKSWPTASVPPEPVKESPRTPDHARPTPPREGLVRTRAASPRRSAGESRYLLPPRIHRSSDPGLPPEMMLLPQGIAGDAYSHPPPLSRLLSPQSGPGPVAPGQASHFQMSPLLHPLVGQHVLSVNQFSKEQISHLFNVAHTLRLLVQKERSLDILKGKVMASMFYEVSTRTSSSFAAAMQRLGGSVVHFSESTSSTQKGESLADSVQTMSCYADVLVLRHPKPGAVETASRHCRKPVINAGDGVGEHPTQALLDVFTIREELGTVNGMTVTMVGDLKHGRTVHSLAKLLTQYRITLRYVAPKNLHMPTEIISYVASKGIKQEEFDSIEEALPETDVLYMTRIQKERFASQEEYKACFGQFILTPHIMTVAKKKMVVMHPLPRVNEISAEVDTDPRAAYFRQAENGMYIRMALLATVVGR; this comes from the exons ATGACAACGACGGCCAGTTTGGTTCTGGAGGACGGGACGACGTTCCGGGGCCTCCTGTTCGGTGCGCGCGCGTCGGTGTCGGGAGAAGTCG TGTTTCAGACGGGCATGGTGGGCTACCCGGAGGCGCTGACCGACCCGTCCTACCGCTGCCAGCTGCTGACCCTCACTTACCCGCTCGTCGGTAACTACGGTGTCCCCGACGAAGAGGAGGGACCGTTCGGACTGAGCAAG tggtTCGAGTCTTCAAAGATCCACGCCGCCGCTCTGGTCGTCGGGCAGCTGTCGGAGAGTCCCAGTCACTGGAGCTCCGTCAGGTCGCTGGACCAGTGGCTGAAAGAGCAAGGAGTCCCCGCGCTCCAAG GCATCGACACCCGCCGTCTGACCAAGAAGATCAGAGAAAAGGGCACCATGTTGGGGAAGCTGGTTGTGGACGGGACCCCCGAGGACAGCGTTCCCTTTGACAACCCGGATCTCAGGAACCTGGTCGAGGAGGTGTCCATGAAG GAGACCAGGTTGTTCAACGCCGGCGGGGGCGTGAGGATCACCGTGTTGGACTGCGGCATCAAATACAACCAGATCCGCTGCCTGGCTCAGAGAGGGGCCTGCGTTACCGTGGTACCCTGGGATCACCCTCTGGACAGCGCAG ATTTTGATGGTTTATTCATCAGTAACGGTCCCGGTGATCCCAAACTCTGTCAAGCCACCATCAGCAACCTGAAGAACGTGGTCTGCGTCCAGCATCCAAAGCCGGTTTTCGGGATCTGCCTCGGACACCAGCTGCTGGCTCTGGTCATTGGATCCAAGACCTACAAGATGAA GTACGGTAACCGTGGTCACAACCAGCCGTGCATCCACCGGGGGACGGCACGGTGCTTCATCACCAGTCAGAACCACGGGTTTGCCGTCGACGCCGACACCCTGCCACCAGACTGGGACGTTCTCTTTACCAACGCCAATGATCACACCAATGAGGGACTGGTGCACAACACGCAGCCCCTGTTCAG TGTTCAGTTCCACCCGGAGCACAAGGCCGGTCCCACGGACCTGGTCGGCTTGTTCGATGTCTTCATTGAGACAGTCAAAGACCACAAGGAGGGCAAGGCCGGCAAATCCG TCAAGCAGCGCCTGATGGAGCACCTCACCTTCCCGGGTTCTCCGAAGCCCGAGGAGGTGATCCGACCCAGGAAGGTCCTCATTCTGGGCTCTGGAGGACTGTCCATCGGCCAGGCGGGGGAGTTCGACTACTCCGGCTCCCAG GCTATTAAGGCTCTCAAGGAGGAGAACATCCAGACCGTGCTGATCAACCCCAACATCGCCACGGTCCAGACCTCCAAGGGCCTCGCTGACAAGGTCTACTTCCTGCCCATCACGCCGGACTACGTCACTCAG GTGATAAAAAACGAGCGTCCCGATGGCGTGCTGCTGACCTTCGGCGGCCAGACTGCTCTGAACTGTGGCGTGGAGCTGACCAGGCTGGGCGTCCTGCAGAAGTATCAAGTCAGAGTTCTGGGAACGCCTGTCGCCTCCATCGAGATGACGGAAGACCGGAAGGTCTTCGTGGAGAAAATGGAGGAGATCAATGAGCATGTGGCTCCCAGCGAGGCGGCGCTGTCTGTGGAGCAG GCAGTGTCCGCTGCTGAACGTCTGGGCTACCCGGTTCTCGTTCGCTCAGCGTTCGCCCTCGGTGGTTTGGGCTCCGGCTTTGCCAACAATAGGGAGGAGCTCACCTCTCTGGTCGCGTCGGCCTTCGCTCACACCTCTCAGGTCCTGGTGGACAAATCCCTGAAAGGATGGAAGGAGATCGAGTACGAGGTGGTCCGGGATGCCTTTGACAACTGTGTGACG GTGTGTAATATGGAGAACATTGACCCGCTGGGCATCCACACCGGAGAATCCATTGTGGTGGCGCCCAGTCAGACGCTAAACGACCACGAGTACAACATGCTGAGGAACACGGCCATCAAAGTGATCAGACACCTGGGCATCGTCGGCGAGTGTAATATCCAGTACGCTCTGAACCCCGAGTCCGATCAG TACTACATCATTGAGGTGAACGCCCGCCTGTCTCGGAGCTCGGCGCTGGCCAGTAAGGCGACCGGCTACCCGCTGGCCTACGTAGCGGCGAAGCTCGGCCTGGGGATCCCGCTGCCACAGCTGAA GAACTCCGTGACCAACTCGACCAGCGCCAACTTCGAGCCCAGTTTGGACTACTGCGTGGTCAAAGTGCCTCGCTGGGATCTCAGCAAGTTCCTCAGGGTTTCCACCAAGATCGGCAGCTCCATGAAGAGCGTCG GGGAGGTCATGGCCATTGGGCGGAGCTTTGAGGAGGCCTTCCAGAAGGCTCTGAGGATGGTGGATGAGAACTGTGTGGGCTTCGACCACGCCATCAAGCCCGTCTCCGAGCAG GAGTTGCAGACTCCCACAGACAAACGCATCTTTGTCTTGGCGGCGGCGCTCCGAGACGGCTACACGGTGGACCGGCTCTACCAGCTGACCAAAATTGACCACTGGTTCCTGCACAAGATGAAGAACATCACGGACCACGAGCGGCTGCTGGAGACGTACAACCAG GACGAGGGCGCCATGCCTCCGGAGGTGATGCGAAAGGCCAAGCAGCTGGGCTTCTCCGACAAGCAGATAGCGCGAGCCGTGCAGAG CACTGAGCTCGTGGTGAGAAAGCTGCGCCATGATTGGTCCATCCTGCCTGTGGTGAAGCAGATCGACACCGTGGCGGCCGAGTGGCCCGCCTGCACCAACTACGTGTACCTGACCTACCACGGCACCGAGAACGACCTGCTGTTCAACGACCAGCACGTCATGGTGATCGGCTCCGGGGTTTATCGCATCGGCAGCAGCGTCGAGTTTGACTGGTGCGCCGTCGGGTGCATCACCGAGCTCAGGACG ATGGGCTACAAGACCATCATGGTGAACTACAACCCGGAGACCGTGAGCACAGACTACGACATGTGCGACCGCCTCTACTTTGACGAGATCTCCTTTGag GTGGTGATGGACATCTACGAGAAGGAAAACCCAGAGGGCGTGATCCTCTCCATGGGGGGCCAGCTGCCCAACAACATCGCCATGGCGCTGCACCGGCAGCAGTGTCGCATCTTGGGAACGTCGCCCGAGTTCATTGACAATGCAGAGAACAGGTTTAAGTTCTCCCGGATGCTGGACACCATTGGGATCAGCCAGCCGCAGTGGAAGGAGCTCTCCGACACGGAG TCTGCTGTGAAGTTCTGTGAGACTGTGGGTTACCCCTGCCTGGTGCGTCCTTCCTACGTTCTCAGTGGGGCAGCCATGAACGTTGCCTACGGCGACGGCGACCTGGTGAAATTCCTCAGCAACGCTGTAGCCGTTTCCAAGGAGTACCCCGTTGTCATCTCCAAATTCATCCAGGAGGCCAAG GAGATCGACGTGGACGCGGTGGCCTGCGACGGGGTCGTGACGGCCATCGCCGTGTCTGAGCACGTGGAGAACGCTGGCGTTCACTCTGGTGATGCCACACTGGTGACCCCCCCACAGGATCTCAATCAGAAGACCATGGAGAGGATCAAGCTCATTGTCCACGCCATCGGCCAGGAGCTGCAGGTCACCGGACCGTTCAATCTGCAGCTGATAGCCAAG GATGACCAGCTGAAGGTGATCGAATGCAACGTTCGAGTTTCCCGCTCCTTCCCCTTCATCTCCAAGACACTTGGCGTGGACcttgttgctatggcaactcAGGTCATTATGGGGGAGGATGTGGAGCCAATAGGCTTCATGAAAGGAAAGGGCATTGTGGGAGTCAAG GTACCTCAGTTTTCCTTCTCCCGGCTGGCTGGCGCTGACGTGGTGCTGGGGGTGGAGATGACCAGCACCGGCGAAGTGGCCTGCTTTGGGGAGAACAGATACGAGGCTTATCTCAAAGCCATGCTGTCCACCGGCTTCAAGATCCCCAAAAAGAACATCCTGCTCTCCATCGGAAGCTATAAG AACAAGAGTGAGCTGCTGCCGACTGTGCAGGCCCTGGAGGCTCTGGGCTATGACCTGTATGCCAGTCTGGGTACTGCAGATTTCTACACGGAGCACGGAGTCAAA GTGACGGCGGTGGATTGGCCGTTCGAGCTGGACGACAGCGAGTGTCCGACTAAGGAGAAGCAGCGCAGCATCATGAACTACTTGGAGGAAAACCACTTTGATCTGGTCATCAACCTCTCCATGAGGAACAGTGGCGGTCGGAGGCTGTCCTCCTTCGTTACCAAGGGCTACAGGACCAGACGTATGGCTGTCGACTACTCTGTCCCGCTCATCATCGACATCAAGTGCACCAAGCTCTTtgtccag GCGCTCCGTCAGGTTGGAAAGGCCCCCCCAGTGAAGACTCACATCGACAGCATGACCTCCCAGACGCTGGTGCGTCTGCCCG GTCTGATCGATGTGCACGTTCACCTACGGGAGCCCGGAGGCACACACAAGGAGGACTTCTCCTCCGGCACAGCGGCCGCTCTGGCCGGAGGCGTGACGATGGTGTGTGCCATGCCCAACACGTCCCCTGCCGTCATCGACTCCAGCACGCTGGCCCTGGTGCAGAAG CTGGCCGCGGCGGGCTGCAGGTGCGACTACGCCCTGTATTTGGGCGCAGCTTCGGATAACGCCACAGTCCTGCCTTCCATTGCCAGCCAGGCTGTGGGCCTGAAGATGTACCTGAACGACACCTACTCCACCCTCAAGATGGACAACGTCTCTTTCTGGATGGAG CATTTTGAGAACTGGCCCAAGCAGATGCCCATCGTCGCTCACGCTGAGAAGCAGACGGTGGCTGCGATCCTCATGGTGGCCCAGCTGTACCAGCGGCCCGTCCACATCTGCCACGTGGCCAAGAAGGAAGAG GTTCTGATCATCCGAGCGGCGAAGCAGAAGGGCATCCAGGTCACCTGTGAGGTGGCGCCTCATCACCTCTTCCTTTGTGGGGATAATGTTGCAGAGATCGGCGATGGACCGGCGCAGGTTCGGCCCATGCTGGGGACACGCGAGGACATGGAGGCCCTCTGGGAAAACCTGGACATCGTGGACTGCTTCGCCACCGACCACG CGCCCCACTCTGTAGAGGAGAAGAACAGCGATCGTCCTCCCCCAGGTTACCCGGGCCTGGAAACGATGCTGCCGTTGCTTCTGACCGCTGTCAGTGATGGGCGACTCACTCTAGATGACATCATCCAGCGTCTCTATGACAACCCACGCAGGATCTTTAACCTGCCGGTCCAGGAGAATACCTATGTGGAG GTGGACCTTGAGCAGGAGTGGGTTATTCCTCCAGCTATGCAGTTCACCAAGTCCAAGTGGACGCCTTTCCAGGGTATGAAGGTGAAGGGAAAGGTCCGCCGCGTGGTTCTACGCGGCGAGGTCGCCTACATCGACGGCCAG GTGTTGGTGCCTCCAGGTTATGGTGAAGACGTGAAGAGCTGGCCAACTGCCTCCGTCCCTCCTGAACCTGTTAAAGAGAGTCCCAGG ACTCCGGACCACGCGCGGCCCACTCCCCCCCGGGAAGGCCTGGTCCGGACCCGAGCGGCCAGCCCTCGCCGATCTGCAGGAGAGAGCCGCTACCTGCTGCCACCTCGCATCCACCGCTCCTCCGATCCTGGGCTCCCACCAG AGATGATGCTGCTGCCACAGGGCATCGCTGGCGACGCCTACAGccacccccctcctctgtcCAGGCTGCTGTCCCCTCAGTCAGGACCTGGCCCTGTGGCTCCAGGACAGGCGTCCCACTTCCAGATGTCGCCCCTGCTGCACCCGCTCGTGGGCCAGCATGTCCTGTCAGTCAACCAGTTCAGCAAAGAGCAG ATCTCGCACCTCTTCAATGTTGCCCACACTCTGCGCTTACTGGTTCAGAAGGAACGGAGCCTGGACATCCTGAAG GGCAAGGTGATGGCGTCCATGTTCTACGAGGTCAGCACTCGCACCAGCAGCTCCTTTGCGGCTGCCATGCAGCGTCTTGGCGGCTCCGTCGTCCACTTCAGTGAATCCACCTCGTCCACGCAAAAAGGAGAGTCTTTGGCCGACTCTGTCCAGACCATGAGCTGCTACGCCGACGTCCTGGTGCTCCGGCACCCAAAGCCCGGAGCCGTGGAG ACAGCGTCCCGCCATTGCCGCAAGCCCGTGATCAATGCCGGAGATGGCGTGGGGGAACACCCGACCCAGGCCCTGCTCGACGTCTTCACCATCAGAGAGGAGCTGGGGACGGTCAACGGCATGACG GTCACTATGGTCGGAGATCTGAAGCATGGCCGCACGGTTCATTCCCTCGCTAAGCTGCTCACCCAGTATCGCATCACGCTGCGCTACGTGGCTCCAAAGAACCTCCACATGCCGACTGAAATAATCAGCTATGTGGCCTCCAAGGGCATCAAGCAG GAGGAGTTTGACAGCATTGAGGAAGCGCTGCCGGAAACCGACGTCCTCTACATGACCAGGATCCAGAAGGAGAGGTTTGCATCTCAGGAGGAGTACAAGGCT TGTTTTGGCCAGTTCATCCTCACCCCTCACATCATGACCGTTGCCAAAAAGAAGATGGTAGTGATGCACCCTCTGCCCAGAGTCAACGAAATCAG TGCTGAGGTGGACACTGACCCCAGAGCGGCGTATTTCCGACAGGCTGAGAACGGCATGTACATCCGAATGGCCCTGCTGGCCACCGTAGTGGGCAGATAG